One window of the Cryptomeria japonica chromosome 7, Sugi_1.0, whole genome shotgun sequence genome contains the following:
- the LOC131045032 gene encoding protein DOG1-like 3 — translation MRRFPSSMPHNSSKLFRLTVLQNQNLLFSPNSCSTIADALQPAINTAKFFHFLTPFPYPMSSPEGFITDWLAKYETQHNGGGEEEIRTEVARVLKLYEKHYTLRAEAAAEEKPKLGTFFPLENDFVWLGEWRPSIIFHVAYAEIGQQLESELAELLKGTNSSNLAGLTSSQLFQINELHCRTVEEEDKLSHRLTALQKIMAAASNGEGFQQALDETSEELQCIFVAADRLRVETLKRMLYILTPRQCIQILVPALQMQFCPQSKKQNSLMASPFLHQLCQAV, via the coding sequence ATGCGGCGCTTCCCGTCATCAATGCCGCACAATTCCTCCAAACTTTTCAGACTTACGGTCCTCCAAAACCAAAACTTGCTGTTTTCCCCCAATTCCTGCTCCACTATAGCGGACGCGTTACAGCCTGCTATAAATACCGCGAAATTCTTCCATTTTCTGACTCCATTTCCATACCCTATGTCATCTCCCGAGGGTTTCATTACGGACTGGCTTGCGAAGTACGAGACGCAACATAACGGCGGCGGCGAGGAAGAGATTCGAACCGAGGTTGCGCGAGTGTTAAAGCTCTATGAAAAGCACTATACCCTAAGGGCCGAGGCGGCGGCCGAGGAAAAGCCGAAGCTTGGGACATTTTTTCCCCTGGAGAATGACTTTGTCTGGCTTGGCGAATGGCGGCCTTCGATAATATTTCATGTTGCGTATGCTGAGATTGGACAGCAGCTCGAATCTGAACTTGCAGAGCTGCTTAAGGGCACAAATTCGTCAAATTTGGCCGGCCTTACTTCCAGCCAGTTGTTCCAGATAAATGAGCTCCATTGCCGAACTGTGGAGGAGGAGGACAAGCTTTCGCACAGATTGACGGCGCTGCAGAAGATTATGGCGGCGGCTAGCAATGGCGAGGGTTTTCAGCAGGCTTTGGACGAAACGAGCGAAGAATTGCAGTGTATTTTTGTGGCGGCGGATAGGTTGAGGGTAGAGACATTGAAGCGGATGCTGTATATTCTTACGCCTCGTCAGTGCATTCAAATTTTGGTTCCCGCTTTACAAATGCAGTTTTGTCCGCAGAGCAAGAAACAGAATTCATTAATGGCTTCTCCATTTCTGCACCAGCTCTGCCAAGCTGTATAA